In Dromiciops gliroides isolate mDroGli1 chromosome 4, mDroGli1.pri, whole genome shotgun sequence, one DNA window encodes the following:
- the LOC122726402 gene encoding mitochondrial import inner membrane translocase subunit Tim13-like produces the protein MEGSFGSDFGGVPGAGGGKLDPGLIMEQVKVQIALANAQELLQRMMNKCFRKCIGKPGSSLDNSEQKCIAMCMDRYMDAWNTVSGAYNSRLQRERANM, from the coding sequence ATGGAGGGCAGCTTCGGCTCAGACTTCGGGGGTGTGCCGGGGGCCGGGGGAGGAAAGCTGGACCCAGGGCTCATTATGGAGCAAGTGAAGGTGCAGATCGCCTTGGCCAACGCGCAGGAGCTGCTGCAAAGGATGATGAACAAGTGTTTCCGGAAGTGCATTGGGAAGCCTGGCAGCTCCTTGGACAACTCCGAGCAGAAGTGCATCGCGATGTGCATGGATAGGTACATGGACGCCTGGAATACAGTGTCCGGAGCCTACAACTCAAGGTTGCAGCGGGAGCGAGCCAACATGTGA